ACAACGGCCGATAAATCCCAACAACGGCCGATAAATCCCAACAACGGCCGATAAATCCCAACAACGGCCGATAAATCCCAACAACGGCCGATAAATCCCAACAACGGCCGATAAATCCCAACAACGGCCGATAAATCCCAACAACGGCCGATAAATCCCAACAACGGCCGATAAATCCCAACAACGGCCGATAAATCCCAACAACGGCCGATAAATCCCAACAACGGCCGATAAATCCCAACAACGGCCGATAAATCTTGGGCAACGGCCGTAATTCCCAACATAATCAGACAAAAAAGAATCCGGCACCAAGAAATAAAAGAACAGCTATGCCTGCACATATGGAAGCAAACTTCAATTTATATCGGGCATATTCCACTAGCGGCATATCCAGGATCGAGGCGGTTGTAATTGTAGTGTCTCCAAGTGGTGATGCAAGTGCGCCAAACGCTCCACTTGCAAATACTGCTCCGACTGTAAGAGCTAAAGAAGAATCGGTAACAGTGGCAAGTGTGATTCCGAGTGGCATAAATAATCCCCAGGTTCCCCATGATGATCCGATAAAGTAGGCAACAACTGCCCCAATCAAAAAGATGATTGCAGGAATAGTGAATGCTGGCAAAAAAGACCCGAGGGTGGAACTGATAAATTTAGAAAAACCAAGGTCTTCTGCAACAAGAGATAAGGACCAGACAAGCACTAACAAAATAATTGCCTGCATCAGGTTATTTCCGCCATCAAAAAAGTGATAAATTGTTTCGTTCAAGGACTGACGGCGCAGCATATAAAAGATAAATGTGATTACTAATGTCAGAAAGACGGCAAGTAACATCACAAAAGTTGCATCAGCCTGTGAAAATGCCTGAAAGATAGAGTCCGCACCTTTTTCGACACCGTCTTTCCATAAAAGGTATAAAGACAGGCCCAATAAGAGGAATAACGGTACAATTAGGTTCCAAGGCTGTGCTTTAACCATGGATAATTCTTTTTTACGACCTAGTTTAT
This Virgibacillus phasianinus DNA region includes the following protein-coding sequences:
- a CDS encoding Na+/H+ antiporter NhaC family protein, producing the protein MENAWMSLIPFLIVIGMSIWLKKIMPGLVLGLVVGALLVEANVLGGARETITYIVTTLSDKSNIQIIAFLYLFGGLVGMMTISGGIKGFSEWIGEKIHSQRGLLTLIWLTLPFTFMMPMFRIMMIGPVIKSIMEKMKLSKQKVGLTMDVSTESVIVLLPVATAFVGFMISLVESGIQKHGLDVSAYHIFLLSIPFNFFAITTLVLGLVQTFWKSNKKDEEPKQEKEAKTDEPDYHKLGRKKELSMVKAQPWNLIVPLFLLLGLSLYLLWKDGVEKGADSIFQAFSQADATFVMLLAVFLTLVITFIFYMLRRQSLNETIYHFFDGGNNLMQAIILLVLVWSLSLVAEDLGFSKFISSTLGSFLPAFTIPAIIFLIGAVVAYFIGSSWGTWGLFMPLGITLATVTDSSLALTVGAVFASGAFGALASPLGDTTITTASILDMPLVEYARYKLKFASICAGIAVLLFLGAGFFFV